ATTTTAATAGATGAAATAAATACTCCAGTACATGCAAGATAAAAACTgacattggaaaaaaattaaaaatcacttttgttATAGtgtaattttgtttgtttgtttaaacacTCACAGTAGCTTTTCCCCCAGTTTGGAAATCAACACATGGAAAACATAATCACAACCTCCAATCCTTCCACTCCTACACACCAAAAGCACTTCTAACCTAACACttgatgcaaaataaaaaagtcatacaaaacaaaaacaaacaaaatagtAGCTACATCCATCATCTAtgtgttgttgggttttttcattttttcaaatgAGAACTGAGGTAACCTTTTTCCTGCACAACTGAACAGTAAAATTTAGAAGGGAAATTTCGGAAGACAAGACAAGACAAACTTTAAAAACCGCACCCAGCGCGattaaagctctttttttttctcctttaagaTACCCCCACCTCCCCAAATATAAAAACTTTGAAACAGTTATTACCATTTGTGTGAAGACCTTgttgaataaagaaaaatttatcTGCAGATACTTGCTTaactttaaagtaaaataaaaagaagccaAAACTGGCTACCTTTATTAGTACATATAGTTTGAATAAGTTCTGCTTCTTCGCCACATGAAATCAAAGGATTGGGCTCATCCAAGCAAATTCTTTGGTATACAAAAAAAGGGTGAGGAGGTGggatattattttcctttagcaATGACTGGGATCTAAATAGATGTGGGGGTTAATTCACAGAATTGGAGTTCACTGGCGGTAAAGTCCTGGGTGAAGATCTTTCTCTTAGTGCCTGAGATAGCAGATTGCAACCATCCGAGACGGCGCAAGCTGAGTTCCTCAACCTTTCCCTGTATTCACTCATTTTGGTGCTACTTTCAGGGTGTTGGGCTATATCCCTGAGGCATTGGGTCAGGAGCACACAAGCAGATACCACACTCATGGCTCCTCCTAGGATGGCAGTTTGCACAGCTTTGCCCTCTGGATTAATGGTGGCAGCTTTACCCAAAAACTGGGGCTCAGTGGCAAAGCCCACCAGAGCATAGACAGACTGCACCAAAGGTCCACTGAACAAGACGCACCGGTTCCTGGTCAGCTCACTGGGTGAGGTCTTGACCTCCTTGACACACGCCAAGAGGGCAGAGGCGCTGGTGCTCATACATTTGACACTGAGTTTGAATTGCTCCTTAGCAAATTTATCCTTGGATTTCTCACTGGCCAGCACACAGGCATCTGTCAAGAATTTCAAGTTCTTGGACATGTTCTGAGAAAcctccagcaggagctgagggctCATATCTGCCAAAGGGGTGGTCTTCAAGACCCCGCAGCCGTGCTCCACCTCATGCCTACATCGGGTCACTTTGTAGCGATCCACCAAGCCAGGCATAGCAGGCTGGGCTCCCGGAGTCTCCACTGCAGCCAGGTAGGCAGCGTGGGCAGAGCATTCGGTCAGGGAGACCACCAGCTCCCCCATCTCCATCAGGCTTTCCCCCACCTCCCCGAAGCGTCCCATGTTGAGCTGGCTCTGGACGTCATGGGTCAAGATGGAGAGTCCTTTGGTCCTGGCAATGATCGTGTCCCTGCACTTCTCAAAGGACTCACCGAAGACAGACAGACTCTCGGTGTTCACCGGCCTGGTCTCGCTCGACAGCAGAAGCAGATCGGCCACCAGTTGCATCTTGATCTTGCAGTGGTCGCAGATAGAGATGAGCTTCTTCctctgcagggagctgctgctggggatgcCGCCGCCGGAGACCTCGCTGCTGGACTTGCCGGAGCCACCGCTAGCCATAGCGCCGGGGGGGCACTCGCATGCCGCTCGCTACCCCGCtgccgccgcctccgccgcccGAGCAGTCCCGACAGAGCCCGGCAGGATCGCTCTGCCTTTTCCGCAACATCATTCCATTAATCGCCGGGAGGCAAGAAAAGGCTCTGGGCGCCGGGGCTGCCGCTGCTGCGGGGAGCGAGCTCGGCCGGGGCGCCCGCCCCGCTCCAGCCTCCGCTCCTACGGCGCTCCCGCGGCGGGGCGGCGCTCCCGTGGCGCCCACGGGCCCCGGTCGGGCATCCTTTAGTTACAAATatctatttttctcctttccttttcgCACGCTGGCTCGTCTCCCTTCCACCGCGTCGTCCGTGCTCGCCGGCTGCGGGGATCCTGCGCGAAGTTCCCTTTAGCAGGCGGGAATACCTCGGGGacgcgccgccgccgcgcggagttggggcaggggcagagccctCCAAGTTGCTACCGCGCCCCCGGCGCCTCAGGTCGGGGAGCGCCCGCCGGGCGCAGCTCGCAGGGGCCGGAGGGGCGGCGGCTGCGCACCATGTGCCGCCCCCGGCGCCCGCCGCGGCCGCGGCTCGCAGGAAGCGCCGCTGAGGGTGTggcccgcccgccccgcacggccccgccgcGCACCCGCGGGGAGCCGGGCCGGCAGCGCACAAGGGCACGGCGGGGAGCCGGCACACGGGGGACAGcggtgggaagggaaaaaaaaaaaaaaaga
The nucleotide sequence above comes from Pithys albifrons albifrons isolate INPA30051 chromosome 13, PitAlb_v1, whole genome shotgun sequence. Encoded proteins:
- the TLNRD1 gene encoding talin rod domain-containing protein 1 — its product is MASGGSGKSSSEVSGGGIPSSSSLQRKKLISICDHCKIKMQLVADLLLLSSETRPVNTESLSVFGESFEKCRDTIIARTKGLSILTHDVQSQLNMGRFGEVGESLMEMGELVVSLTECSAHAAYLAAVETPGAQPAMPGLVDRYKVTRCRHEVEHGCGVLKTTPLADMSPQLLLEVSQNMSKNLKFLTDACVLASEKSKDKFAKEQFKLSVKCMSTSASALLACVKEVKTSPSELTRNRCVLFSGPLVQSVYALVGFATEPQFLGKAATINPEGKAVQTAILGGAMSVVSACVLLTQCLRDIAQHPESSTKMSEYRERLRNSACAVSDGCNLLSQALRERSSPRTLPPVNSNSVN